In Musa acuminata AAA Group cultivar baxijiao chromosome BXJ3-11, Cavendish_Baxijiao_AAA, whole genome shotgun sequence, one DNA window encodes the following:
- the LOC135652175 gene encoding uncharacterized protein LOC135652175 isoform X2 → MAFGDDGRVAVLAAHAGKQSNSIQHRRLELEKEVAELQRMLRNEEKMHEVLEHAMLPPKTRSTLQIPSFLPRRTKELLAEVVMVEEEIVRLEHEISKAQESLSNMREAHEEETPKVYEYRHANRNVIEPPSNMSDTNLDVPNDKLSRKIALETKPLFFINQAIKGDYLVNGFVKKGNVGSLNRSDNHNENQSTVEIKERASRKNGRTEKASSIKLPGKYPTNQNTDVENVLRLFREPSSTINLTDQNAGKYHPNKLSEKILNFLICIFLRLSRTSRALDLEKSSNLSKSANLLLRSGSFEIDGSSIRKGRIPAQREIRHHDPYGIFEIEGSILRDIGPYKNLAKFTSSSLDHKDISYSLPLLKKLRILISRLHEVDLRSLRHQEKLAFWINVYHTCIMHGFLELGMPSNPEMVQVVKDKVLLDVGGSKLNARAIEHLILRRPLNYNETEWKEVQEDYKKVIRRNYGLEHSDPNIVFALCSACKSSPAVRIYTADGVTGELEKSKLDYLQASIAVTANRRVMIPHFLFSKMHDFATDLDSLAEWIIKQLPTFWPLRKSMLECFKGHTDGKISHMVDVIPNDSEFQYLLRV, encoded by the exons GTGGCTGAACTGCAGAGGatgctccgaaatgaagagaaaaTGCACGAAGTTTTGGAGCATGCTATGCTTCCACCAAAAACTCGATCAACCCTTCAGATCCCAAGTTTCCTTCCAAGAAGG ACAAAGGAACTTCTGGCAGAAGTTGTCATGGTGGAAGAGGAGATAGTTCGACTTGAACATGAAATAAGTAAAGCTCAAGAAAGCCTATCAAACATGCGAGAAGCTCACGAAGAAGAGACCCCTAAAGTTTATGAATATAGGCATGCAAACAGGAATGTAATTGAACCTCCAAGCAATATGTCGGATACCAATTTGGATGTGCCTAATGACAAATTATCACGAAAGATAGCACTAGAAACCAAACCTTTGTTCTTTATAAACCAGGCAATAAAAGGAGACTATTTAGTTAATGGTTTCGTCAAGAAAGGAAATGTTGGAAGCTTAAATAGGTCTGACAACCATAATGAAAACCAAAGCACGGTGGAAATTAAAGAGAGGGCTTCAAGGAAAAATGGAAGGACAGAGAAGGCATCCTCAATTAAGTTGCCAGGAAAGTATCCAACAAACCAA AACACAGATGTGGAAAATGTACTCAGGCTATTCAGAGAACCTTCTTCAACCATAAATTTAACAGACCAGAATGCTGGAAAGTACCATCCGAACAAGTTATCTGAGAAAATATTGAATTTCTTGATCTGTATTTTCTTAAGATTATCAAGGACATCGCGAGCATTGGATCTAGAAAAATCCAGCAACCTGTCAAAATCTGCCAACTTACTGCTAAGATCAGGAAGCTTTGAGATAGATGGCAGTTCTATTAGGAAAGGAAGAATTCCAGCTCAAAGGGAGATAAGGCACCATGATCCTTATGGAATTTTTGAAATTGAAGGCTCTATTTTAAGGGATATTGGCCCTTACAAGAACCTCGCCAAATTTACCTCCAGTTCACTGGACCATAAGGACATTTCTTATTCTCTTCCTCTATTGAAGAAATTAAG GATCTTAATTAGCAGACTTCATGAGGTGGACTTGAGATCTTTGAGGCACCAAGAGAAATTAGCTTTTTGGATCAatgtttaccacacttgcatcatGCAT GGTTTTTTAGAACTTGGTATGCCCTCAAATCCAGAGATGGTTCAGGTAGTCAAGGATAAG GTTCTGCTTGATGTAGGAGGTAGCAAACTAAATGCTCGAGCTATAGAGCACCTTATTCTAAGACGACCATTAAACTATAATGAG ACTGAATGGAAAGAAGTTCAAGAGGATTATAAGAAAGTCATAAGGAGAAATTATGGATTGGAGCACTCAGACCCCAATATTGTGTTTGCATTATGCTCTGCGTGTAAATCTTCCCCTGCT GTCAGGATATACACAGCTGATGGTGTCACAGGTGAACTGGAAAAATCAAAGTTGGACTACCTGCAAGCTTCAATAGCAGTCACAGCTAACAGAAGGGTAATGATCCCACATTTCCTGTTCTCAAAGATGCACGACTTCGCCACAGACTTGGATTCTCTAGCTGAGTGGATCATCAAACAGCTTCCAACTTTTTGGCCTCTAAGGAAATCCATGCTCGAGTGCTTCAAAGGCCATACAGATGGGAAGATATCTCATATGGTGGATGTCATTCCTAATGATTCTGAATTCCAATATCTTTTGCGCGTCTGA
- the LOC135652175 gene encoding uncharacterized protein LOC135652175 isoform X1, producing the protein MAFGDDGRVAVLAAHAVGKQSNSIQHRRLELEKEVAELQRMLRNEEKMHEVLEHAMLPPKTRSTLQIPSFLPRRTKELLAEVVMVEEEIVRLEHEISKAQESLSNMREAHEEETPKVYEYRHANRNVIEPPSNMSDTNLDVPNDKLSRKIALETKPLFFINQAIKGDYLVNGFVKKGNVGSLNRSDNHNENQSTVEIKERASRKNGRTEKASSIKLPGKYPTNQNTDVENVLRLFREPSSTINLTDQNAGKYHPNKLSEKILNFLICIFLRLSRTSRALDLEKSSNLSKSANLLLRSGSFEIDGSSIRKGRIPAQREIRHHDPYGIFEIEGSILRDIGPYKNLAKFTSSSLDHKDISYSLPLLKKLRILISRLHEVDLRSLRHQEKLAFWINVYHTCIMHGFLELGMPSNPEMVQVVKDKVLLDVGGSKLNARAIEHLILRRPLNYNETEWKEVQEDYKKVIRRNYGLEHSDPNIVFALCSACKSSPAVRIYTADGVTGELEKSKLDYLQASIAVTANRRVMIPHFLFSKMHDFATDLDSLAEWIIKQLPTFWPLRKSMLECFKGHTDGKISHMVDVIPNDSEFQYLLRV; encoded by the exons GTGGCTGAACTGCAGAGGatgctccgaaatgaagagaaaaTGCACGAAGTTTTGGAGCATGCTATGCTTCCACCAAAAACTCGATCAACCCTTCAGATCCCAAGTTTCCTTCCAAGAAGG ACAAAGGAACTTCTGGCAGAAGTTGTCATGGTGGAAGAGGAGATAGTTCGACTTGAACATGAAATAAGTAAAGCTCAAGAAAGCCTATCAAACATGCGAGAAGCTCACGAAGAAGAGACCCCTAAAGTTTATGAATATAGGCATGCAAACAGGAATGTAATTGAACCTCCAAGCAATATGTCGGATACCAATTTGGATGTGCCTAATGACAAATTATCACGAAAGATAGCACTAGAAACCAAACCTTTGTTCTTTATAAACCAGGCAATAAAAGGAGACTATTTAGTTAATGGTTTCGTCAAGAAAGGAAATGTTGGAAGCTTAAATAGGTCTGACAACCATAATGAAAACCAAAGCACGGTGGAAATTAAAGAGAGGGCTTCAAGGAAAAATGGAAGGACAGAGAAGGCATCCTCAATTAAGTTGCCAGGAAAGTATCCAACAAACCAA AACACAGATGTGGAAAATGTACTCAGGCTATTCAGAGAACCTTCTTCAACCATAAATTTAACAGACCAGAATGCTGGAAAGTACCATCCGAACAAGTTATCTGAGAAAATATTGAATTTCTTGATCTGTATTTTCTTAAGATTATCAAGGACATCGCGAGCATTGGATCTAGAAAAATCCAGCAACCTGTCAAAATCTGCCAACTTACTGCTAAGATCAGGAAGCTTTGAGATAGATGGCAGTTCTATTAGGAAAGGAAGAATTCCAGCTCAAAGGGAGATAAGGCACCATGATCCTTATGGAATTTTTGAAATTGAAGGCTCTATTTTAAGGGATATTGGCCCTTACAAGAACCTCGCCAAATTTACCTCCAGTTCACTGGACCATAAGGACATTTCTTATTCTCTTCCTCTATTGAAGAAATTAAG GATCTTAATTAGCAGACTTCATGAGGTGGACTTGAGATCTTTGAGGCACCAAGAGAAATTAGCTTTTTGGATCAatgtttaccacacttgcatcatGCAT GGTTTTTTAGAACTTGGTATGCCCTCAAATCCAGAGATGGTTCAGGTAGTCAAGGATAAG GTTCTGCTTGATGTAGGAGGTAGCAAACTAAATGCTCGAGCTATAGAGCACCTTATTCTAAGACGACCATTAAACTATAATGAG ACTGAATGGAAAGAAGTTCAAGAGGATTATAAGAAAGTCATAAGGAGAAATTATGGATTGGAGCACTCAGACCCCAATATTGTGTTTGCATTATGCTCTGCGTGTAAATCTTCCCCTGCT GTCAGGATATACACAGCTGATGGTGTCACAGGTGAACTGGAAAAATCAAAGTTGGACTACCTGCAAGCTTCAATAGCAGTCACAGCTAACAGAAGGGTAATGATCCCACATTTCCTGTTCTCAAAGATGCACGACTTCGCCACAGACTTGGATTCTCTAGCTGAGTGGATCATCAAACAGCTTCCAACTTTTTGGCCTCTAAGGAAATCCATGCTCGAGTGCTTCAAAGGCCATACAGATGGGAAGATATCTCATATGGTGGATGTCATTCCTAATGATTCTGAATTCCAATATCTTTTGCGCGTCTGA
- the LOC135652175 gene encoding uncharacterized protein LOC135652175 isoform X3, with product MAFGDDGRVAVLAAHAVGKQSNSIQHRRLELEKEVAELQRMLRNEEKMHEVLEHAMLPPKTRSTLQIPSFLPRRTKELLAEVVMVEEEIVRLEHEISKAQESLSNMREAHEEETPKVYEYRHANRNVIEPPSNMSDTNLDVPNDKLSRKIALETKPLFFINQAIKGDYLVNGFVKKGNVGSLNRSDNHNENQSTVEIKERASRKNGRTEKASSIKLPGKYPTNQNTDVENVLRLFREPSSTINLTDQNAGKYHPNKLSEKILNFLICIFLRLSRTSRALDLEKSSNLSKSANLLLRSGSFEIDGSSIRKGRIPAQREIRHHDPYGIFEIEGSILRDIGPYKNLAKFTSSSLDHKDISYSLPLLKKLRILISRLHEVDLRSLRHQEKLAFWINVYHTCIMHGFLELGMPSNPEMVQVLLDVGGSKLNARAIEHLILRRPLNYNETEWKEVQEDYKKVIRRNYGLEHSDPNIVFALCSACKSSPAVRIYTADGVTGELEKSKLDYLQASIAVTANRRVMIPHFLFSKMHDFATDLDSLAEWIIKQLPTFWPLRKSMLECFKGHTDGKISHMVDVIPNDSEFQYLLRV from the exons GTGGCTGAACTGCAGAGGatgctccgaaatgaagagaaaaTGCACGAAGTTTTGGAGCATGCTATGCTTCCACCAAAAACTCGATCAACCCTTCAGATCCCAAGTTTCCTTCCAAGAAGG ACAAAGGAACTTCTGGCAGAAGTTGTCATGGTGGAAGAGGAGATAGTTCGACTTGAACATGAAATAAGTAAAGCTCAAGAAAGCCTATCAAACATGCGAGAAGCTCACGAAGAAGAGACCCCTAAAGTTTATGAATATAGGCATGCAAACAGGAATGTAATTGAACCTCCAAGCAATATGTCGGATACCAATTTGGATGTGCCTAATGACAAATTATCACGAAAGATAGCACTAGAAACCAAACCTTTGTTCTTTATAAACCAGGCAATAAAAGGAGACTATTTAGTTAATGGTTTCGTCAAGAAAGGAAATGTTGGAAGCTTAAATAGGTCTGACAACCATAATGAAAACCAAAGCACGGTGGAAATTAAAGAGAGGGCTTCAAGGAAAAATGGAAGGACAGAGAAGGCATCCTCAATTAAGTTGCCAGGAAAGTATCCAACAAACCAA AACACAGATGTGGAAAATGTACTCAGGCTATTCAGAGAACCTTCTTCAACCATAAATTTAACAGACCAGAATGCTGGAAAGTACCATCCGAACAAGTTATCTGAGAAAATATTGAATTTCTTGATCTGTATTTTCTTAAGATTATCAAGGACATCGCGAGCATTGGATCTAGAAAAATCCAGCAACCTGTCAAAATCTGCCAACTTACTGCTAAGATCAGGAAGCTTTGAGATAGATGGCAGTTCTATTAGGAAAGGAAGAATTCCAGCTCAAAGGGAGATAAGGCACCATGATCCTTATGGAATTTTTGAAATTGAAGGCTCTATTTTAAGGGATATTGGCCCTTACAAGAACCTCGCCAAATTTACCTCCAGTTCACTGGACCATAAGGACATTTCTTATTCTCTTCCTCTATTGAAGAAATTAAG GATCTTAATTAGCAGACTTCATGAGGTGGACTTGAGATCTTTGAGGCACCAAGAGAAATTAGCTTTTTGGATCAatgtttaccacacttgcatcatGCAT GGTTTTTTAGAACTTGGTATGCCCTCAAATCCAGAGATGGTTCAG GTTCTGCTTGATGTAGGAGGTAGCAAACTAAATGCTCGAGCTATAGAGCACCTTATTCTAAGACGACCATTAAACTATAATGAG ACTGAATGGAAAGAAGTTCAAGAGGATTATAAGAAAGTCATAAGGAGAAATTATGGATTGGAGCACTCAGACCCCAATATTGTGTTTGCATTATGCTCTGCGTGTAAATCTTCCCCTGCT GTCAGGATATACACAGCTGATGGTGTCACAGGTGAACTGGAAAAATCAAAGTTGGACTACCTGCAAGCTTCAATAGCAGTCACAGCTAACAGAAGGGTAATGATCCCACATTTCCTGTTCTCAAAGATGCACGACTTCGCCACAGACTTGGATTCTCTAGCTGAGTGGATCATCAAACAGCTTCCAACTTTTTGGCCTCTAAGGAAATCCATGCTCGAGTGCTTCAAAGGCCATACAGATGGGAAGATATCTCATATGGTGGATGTCATTCCTAATGATTCTGAATTCCAATATCTTTTGCGCGTCTGA
- the LOC135652175 gene encoding uncharacterized protein LOC135652175 isoform X4, with product MAFGDDGRVAVLAAHAVGKQSNSIQHRRLELEKEVAELQRMLRNEEKMHEVLEHAMLPPKTRSTLQIPSFLPRRTKELLAEVVMVEEEIVRLEHEISKAQESLSNMREAHEEETPKVYEYRHANRNVIEPPSNMSDTNLDVPNDKLSRKIALETKPLFFINQAIKGDYLVNGFVKKGNVGSLNRSDNHNENQSTVEIKERASRKNGRTEKASSIKLPGKYPTNQNTDVENVLRLFREPSSTINLTDQNAGKYHPNKLSEKILNFLICIFLRLSRTSRALDLEKSSNLSKSANLLLRSGSFEIDGSSIRKGRIPAQREIRHHDPYGIFEIEGSILRDIGPYKNLAKFTSSSLDHKDISYSLPLLKKLRLHEVDLRSLRHQEKLAFWINVYHTCIMHGFLELGMPSNPEMVQVVKDKVLLDVGGSKLNARAIEHLILRRPLNYNETEWKEVQEDYKKVIRRNYGLEHSDPNIVFALCSACKSSPAVRIYTADGVTGELEKSKLDYLQASIAVTANRRVMIPHFLFSKMHDFATDLDSLAEWIIKQLPTFWPLRKSMLECFKGHTDGKISHMVDVIPNDSEFQYLLRV from the exons GTGGCTGAACTGCAGAGGatgctccgaaatgaagagaaaaTGCACGAAGTTTTGGAGCATGCTATGCTTCCACCAAAAACTCGATCAACCCTTCAGATCCCAAGTTTCCTTCCAAGAAGG ACAAAGGAACTTCTGGCAGAAGTTGTCATGGTGGAAGAGGAGATAGTTCGACTTGAACATGAAATAAGTAAAGCTCAAGAAAGCCTATCAAACATGCGAGAAGCTCACGAAGAAGAGACCCCTAAAGTTTATGAATATAGGCATGCAAACAGGAATGTAATTGAACCTCCAAGCAATATGTCGGATACCAATTTGGATGTGCCTAATGACAAATTATCACGAAAGATAGCACTAGAAACCAAACCTTTGTTCTTTATAAACCAGGCAATAAAAGGAGACTATTTAGTTAATGGTTTCGTCAAGAAAGGAAATGTTGGAAGCTTAAATAGGTCTGACAACCATAATGAAAACCAAAGCACGGTGGAAATTAAAGAGAGGGCTTCAAGGAAAAATGGAAGGACAGAGAAGGCATCCTCAATTAAGTTGCCAGGAAAGTATCCAACAAACCAA AACACAGATGTGGAAAATGTACTCAGGCTATTCAGAGAACCTTCTTCAACCATAAATTTAACAGACCAGAATGCTGGAAAGTACCATCCGAACAAGTTATCTGAGAAAATATTGAATTTCTTGATCTGTATTTTCTTAAGATTATCAAGGACATCGCGAGCATTGGATCTAGAAAAATCCAGCAACCTGTCAAAATCTGCCAACTTACTGCTAAGATCAGGAAGCTTTGAGATAGATGGCAGTTCTATTAGGAAAGGAAGAATTCCAGCTCAAAGGGAGATAAGGCACCATGATCCTTATGGAATTTTTGAAATTGAAGGCTCTATTTTAAGGGATATTGGCCCTTACAAGAACCTCGCCAAATTTACCTCCAGTTCACTGGACCATAAGGACATTTCTTATTCTCTTCCTCTATTGAAGAAATTAAG ACTTCATGAGGTGGACTTGAGATCTTTGAGGCACCAAGAGAAATTAGCTTTTTGGATCAatgtttaccacacttgcatcatGCAT GGTTTTTTAGAACTTGGTATGCCCTCAAATCCAGAGATGGTTCAGGTAGTCAAGGATAAG GTTCTGCTTGATGTAGGAGGTAGCAAACTAAATGCTCGAGCTATAGAGCACCTTATTCTAAGACGACCATTAAACTATAATGAG ACTGAATGGAAAGAAGTTCAAGAGGATTATAAGAAAGTCATAAGGAGAAATTATGGATTGGAGCACTCAGACCCCAATATTGTGTTTGCATTATGCTCTGCGTGTAAATCTTCCCCTGCT GTCAGGATATACACAGCTGATGGTGTCACAGGTGAACTGGAAAAATCAAAGTTGGACTACCTGCAAGCTTCAATAGCAGTCACAGCTAACAGAAGGGTAATGATCCCACATTTCCTGTTCTCAAAGATGCACGACTTCGCCACAGACTTGGATTCTCTAGCTGAGTGGATCATCAAACAGCTTCCAACTTTTTGGCCTCTAAGGAAATCCATGCTCGAGTGCTTCAAAGGCCATACAGATGGGAAGATATCTCATATGGTGGATGTCATTCCTAATGATTCTGAATTCCAATATCTTTTGCGCGTCTGA
- the LOC135652177 gene encoding lysM domain receptor-like kinase 3 — protein MNGCQGRASSRLNSPRDPRSQLYMCKTRKDVDAASPRPKPTSSPSASAASDAVRPSYYFAPVASSASTGGDRHARRLLYDSDFDSSAASVAANLRLSLSQESHPFHYSFIEILSATDRFLSPPLSPSADSWRCRLRGGDAVVFRRPFLGNTAVLPSRIAALCRSHHGSVVELLGAFLADDYIYIVYSYVAGASLFRCLRNPQNPSFTPLASWFSRVQVAADVAQGLEYIHHHSETVHNWVKSSGIIITEPGLRAKICHFGAAELAGEVPANDDDIDGKVLDDSAAAAAELARSRSRGKKIEWTRGYMAPEVLAGGVVSRRSDVFAFGVVLLELLSGEEPVRYRFCQEKDAIEKVSVIETARAAMGPEGEDEAEEEEEEGRRGRIRRWVDRRLGDSFPVDGAEEGMRVALRCVAEEAAERPQMVWVAGKLSKLLIQAKAWDDRLKTTPTRYLTSVGPR, from the coding sequence ATGAATGGCTGCCAAGGGCGGGCTTCGTCCCGACTAAACTCGCCTCGTGATCCTCGGAGCCAACTCTATATGTGCAAGACCCGAAAGGACGTTGACGCCGCCAGTCCCCGACCCAAGCCCACATCCTCGCCCTCGGCTTCCGCCGCCTCCGACGCAGTCCGCCCCTCCTACTACTTCGCCCCCGTTGCCAGCTCCGCCAGTACAGGCGGCGACCGCCACGCCCGCCGCCTCCTCTATGACTCCGACTTCGACTCCTCCGCCGCCTCCGTCGCTGCCAACCTCCGGCTCTCCCTCTCCCAGGAAAGCCACCCCTTCCACTACTCCTTCATCGAGATCCTCTCCGCCACCGATCGCTTCCTCTCGCCGCCGCTGTCCCCCTCTGCCGATTCATGGCGCTGCCGCCTACGCGGCGGCGATGCCGTTGTGTTCCGCCGCCCCTTCCTCGGCAACACCGCCGTGTTGCCCTCCCGCATCGCCGCCCTTTGCCGGAGCCATCATGGCAGCGTCGTGGAGCTCCTCGGCGCCTTCCTCGCAGATGACTATATCTACATCGTCTATAGCTACGTCGCCGGCGCCAGCCTCTTCCGGTGCCTCAGGAACCCCCAAAACCCCAGCTTCACCCCGCTCGCTTCCTGGTTCTCCCGCGTTCAGGTCGCCGCCGACGTCGCTCAGGGCCTCGAGTACATCCACCACCACTCCGAGACGGTCCACAACTGGGTGAAGAGCTCCGGCATCATCATCACTGAGCCTGGCCTGCGCGCCAAGATTTGCCACTTCGGCGCCGCAGAGCTGGCCGGCGAGGTTCCTGCCAACGATGACGACATTGATGGGAAGGTATTGGACGACtcggccgcggcggcggcggagctgGCGAGGTCGAGGAGCCGAGGGAAGAAGATCGAATGGACGAGGGGATACATGGCGCCGGAAGTGCTCGCCGGCGGTGTGGTGTCGCGTCGGTCCGACGTGTTCGCGTTTGGGGTGGTGCTCCTGGAGCTTCTCTCAGGGGAGGAGCCGGTGAGGTACCGGTTCTGCCAAGAGAAAGACGCCATCGAGAAGGTGTCGGTGATCGAGACGGCGAGGGCGGCGATGGGGCCGGAAGGAGAGgacgaggcggaggaggaggaggaggaggggaggagggGAAGGATAAGGAGGTGGGTGGACAGGAGGTTGGGCGACTCGTTTCCGGTGGATGGTGCGGAGGAGGGGATGCGGGTGGCGCTGAGGTGCGTggcggaggaggcggcggagaGGCCGCAGATGGTGTGGGTGGCGGGGAAGCTGTCGAAGCTGCTAATCCAGGCCAAGGCGTGGGACGACCGGCTGAAGACAACTCCCACCCGCTACCTGACATCCGTTGGCCCCAGATGA
- the LOC135652175 gene encoding uncharacterized protein LOC135652175 isoform X5 — protein MAFGDDGRVAVLAAHAVGKQSNSIQHRRLELEKEVAELQRMLRNEEKMHEVLEHAMLPPKTRSTLQIPSFLPRRTKELLAEVVMVEEEIVRLEHEISKAQESLSNMREAHEEETPKVYEYRHANRNVIEPPSNMSDTNLDVPNDKLSRKIALETKPLFFINQAIKGDYLVNGFVKKGNVGSLNRSDNHNENQSTVEIKERASRKNGRTEKASSIKLPGKYPTNQNTDVENVLRLFREPSSTINLTDQNAGKYHPNKLSEKILNFLICIFLRLSRTSRALDLEKSSNLSKSANLLLRSGSFEIDGSSIRKGRIPAQREIRHHDPYGIFEIEGSILRDIGPYKNLAKFTSSSLDHKDISYSLPLLKKLRILISRLHEVDLRSLRHQEKLAFWINVYHTCIMHGFLELGMPSNPEMVQVVKDKVLLDVGGSKLNARAIEHLILRRPLNYNETEWKEVQEDYKKVIRRNYGLEHSDPNIVFALCSACKSSPADIHS, from the exons GTGGCTGAACTGCAGAGGatgctccgaaatgaagagaaaaTGCACGAAGTTTTGGAGCATGCTATGCTTCCACCAAAAACTCGATCAACCCTTCAGATCCCAAGTTTCCTTCCAAGAAGG ACAAAGGAACTTCTGGCAGAAGTTGTCATGGTGGAAGAGGAGATAGTTCGACTTGAACATGAAATAAGTAAAGCTCAAGAAAGCCTATCAAACATGCGAGAAGCTCACGAAGAAGAGACCCCTAAAGTTTATGAATATAGGCATGCAAACAGGAATGTAATTGAACCTCCAAGCAATATGTCGGATACCAATTTGGATGTGCCTAATGACAAATTATCACGAAAGATAGCACTAGAAACCAAACCTTTGTTCTTTATAAACCAGGCAATAAAAGGAGACTATTTAGTTAATGGTTTCGTCAAGAAAGGAAATGTTGGAAGCTTAAATAGGTCTGACAACCATAATGAAAACCAAAGCACGGTGGAAATTAAAGAGAGGGCTTCAAGGAAAAATGGAAGGACAGAGAAGGCATCCTCAATTAAGTTGCCAGGAAAGTATCCAACAAACCAA AACACAGATGTGGAAAATGTACTCAGGCTATTCAGAGAACCTTCTTCAACCATAAATTTAACAGACCAGAATGCTGGAAAGTACCATCCGAACAAGTTATCTGAGAAAATATTGAATTTCTTGATCTGTATTTTCTTAAGATTATCAAGGACATCGCGAGCATTGGATCTAGAAAAATCCAGCAACCTGTCAAAATCTGCCAACTTACTGCTAAGATCAGGAAGCTTTGAGATAGATGGCAGTTCTATTAGGAAAGGAAGAATTCCAGCTCAAAGGGAGATAAGGCACCATGATCCTTATGGAATTTTTGAAATTGAAGGCTCTATTTTAAGGGATATTGGCCCTTACAAGAACCTCGCCAAATTTACCTCCAGTTCACTGGACCATAAGGACATTTCTTATTCTCTTCCTCTATTGAAGAAATTAAG GATCTTAATTAGCAGACTTCATGAGGTGGACTTGAGATCTTTGAGGCACCAAGAGAAATTAGCTTTTTGGATCAatgtttaccacacttgcatcatGCAT GGTTTTTTAGAACTTGGTATGCCCTCAAATCCAGAGATGGTTCAGGTAGTCAAGGATAAG GTTCTGCTTGATGTAGGAGGTAGCAAACTAAATGCTCGAGCTATAGAGCACCTTATTCTAAGACGACCATTAAACTATAATGAG ACTGAATGGAAAGAAGTTCAAGAGGATTATAAGAAAGTCATAAGGAGAAATTATGGATTGGAGCACTCAGACCCCAATATTGTGTTTGCATTATGCTCTGCGTGTAAATCTTCCCCTGCT GATATACACAGCTGA